Proteins from a genomic interval of Megalodesulfovibrio gigas DSM 1382 = ATCC 19364:
- the gspD gene encoding type II secretion system secretin GspD produces MKHSFLRALAAMLLPVLVLAGAWQGSAHAQQPPAGEATAQETLVQANLEGVFLADFIRFIGQYTGRNIVFRDDQIPKVKINIVSQESMSDAALLAIFHETLASAGLTAVSRDGSLLVQPAAQSQRVVPALRSKAGPGTQGGQEDEMVLTACRLKEHMHTKTAGESLKNLMSASGQIVEIPQARTLLLIDTRDRVDRVLRVLDLLQSLKPSLQFAIFPLHKADAARVSASLQELFEKMLEEEQTDSRPLLTALVWSNSVLMAGTAEQKATVAKLLADMDRVDTESQGLINIYRLRNAKAESVSSVLEKLVGQSLEKKEQAEGAATSGSGGKALSKLQLFQVSADEETNSVVVLSSKEVQPAVEKIIQELDRPMDQVYVEALIMETTLTNAKEFGVEWLLAGKGKGDSSFGNVGFVRSSSSLLSYAEPVIGQETAGVPQFESLPAGFSLGVLGNIITFGGEKFANIGALVNFAKDVSKINILSTPQLMTLDHAEAEVFVGQEVPYATSEKFDANNNPVNTFEYRDVGIKLKVTPHINKEENLIRLDLEQELKQVIAVSEQLAPTTLNRYTKTSVQLMDGATIVISGLISNDTDKSRQGIPGLAAIPAVGWLFKRETTSSTKTTILVFISARIIHTVETARAITKAKQEAHEALINESESLYEDAFSLRSGRGSAPAASNATGVQ; encoded by the coding sequence ATGAAGCACTCTTTTCTTCGCGCCCTTGCCGCAATGCTCCTGCCCGTGCTGGTGCTGGCGGGCGCGTGGCAGGGATCTGCGCATGCGCAGCAACCCCCTGCCGGGGAGGCCACCGCGCAAGAGACGCTGGTGCAGGCCAATCTGGAAGGCGTGTTCCTGGCTGATTTCATTCGCTTCATCGGCCAGTACACCGGCCGCAACATCGTGTTCCGCGACGATCAGATTCCCAAGGTCAAGATCAACATCGTTTCGCAGGAGTCCATGAGCGACGCCGCGCTGTTGGCCATCTTTCACGAGACCCTGGCCAGCGCCGGGTTGACGGCCGTCTCCCGCGACGGCTCCCTGTTGGTGCAGCCGGCGGCGCAGTCGCAGCGCGTGGTCCCGGCCCTGCGGAGCAAGGCCGGCCCGGGAACCCAGGGCGGGCAGGAAGATGAAATGGTCCTCACCGCCTGCCGTCTCAAGGAGCACATGCACACCAAGACGGCCGGCGAATCCCTCAAGAATCTGATGTCCGCCTCGGGCCAGATTGTGGAGATTCCCCAGGCCCGCACCCTGCTGCTGATCGATACCCGGGATCGTGTGGACCGCGTGCTGCGGGTGCTGGATCTGCTGCAGTCCCTCAAGCCGTCCCTGCAATTCGCCATCTTCCCGTTGCACAAGGCGGACGCCGCCAGGGTGAGCGCCTCCCTCCAGGAGCTGTTTGAAAAGATGCTGGAGGAGGAGCAGACGGACAGCCGCCCCCTGCTCACGGCCCTGGTGTGGTCCAATTCCGTGCTTATGGCCGGCACGGCCGAGCAGAAGGCCACCGTGGCCAAGCTCCTGGCGGACATGGACCGCGTGGACACGGAAAGCCAGGGGTTGATCAACATTTATCGTCTGCGCAACGCCAAGGCGGAATCCGTCTCCAGTGTGCTGGAAAAGCTGGTGGGCCAGAGCCTGGAAAAGAAGGAACAGGCCGAGGGCGCGGCCACCTCCGGCAGCGGCGGCAAGGCGCTTTCCAAGCTGCAGTTGTTCCAGGTGTCTGCGGACGAGGAAACCAATTCCGTGGTGGTCCTGAGTTCCAAGGAAGTACAGCCGGCCGTGGAGAAGATCATCCAGGAGCTGGATAGGCCCATGGATCAGGTGTATGTGGAAGCCCTGATCATGGAAACCACCCTGACCAATGCCAAGGAATTTGGCGTGGAATGGCTGCTGGCCGGCAAGGGCAAGGGGGATTCCAGCTTCGGCAACGTCGGCTTTGTGCGCTCCAGCAGCTCGTTGCTGAGCTATGCGGAACCGGTCATCGGGCAGGAGACGGCCGGGGTGCCGCAGTTCGAGTCGCTGCCGGCCGGGTTTTCCCTGGGCGTGCTGGGCAACATCATCACCTTTGGCGGTGAGAAGTTCGCCAACATCGGCGCGCTGGTGAACTTTGCCAAGGACGTCTCCAAGATCAATATCCTGTCCACGCCCCAGCTCATGACCCTGGACCATGCCGAGGCCGAAGTCTTCGTGGGGCAGGAAGTGCCCTACGCCACCAGCGAGAAGTTTGACGCCAACAACAACCCCGTCAATACCTTTGAATATCGGGATGTGGGCATCAAGCTGAAGGTGACGCCGCACATCAATAAGGAAGAGAACCTCATCCGCCTGGATCTGGAACAGGAACTCAAGCAGGTGATTGCCGTTTCCGAGCAGCTCGCCCCCACCACCCTGAACCGCTACACCAAGACCTCTGTGCAGCTCATGGACGGGGCTACCATCGTCATCAGCGGGCTGATCAGCAACGATACGGACAAGAGCCGCCAGGGCATTCCCGGCCTGGCCGCCATCCCGGCCGTGGGCTGGCTGTTCAAGCGCGAGACCACCTCTTCCACCAAAACCACCATCCTGGTGTTCATCAGCGCGCGCATCATCCACACCGTGGAGACGGCCCGGGCCATCACCAAGGCCAAGCAGGAAGCGCACGAGGCGTTGATTAACGAATCCGAATCGTTATACGAAGACGCCTTCTCCTTGCGCTCGGGCAGGGGATCGGCGCCGGCCGCGTCCAATGCGACTGGCGTCCAGTAG
- a CDS encoding GspE/PulE family protein encodes MDVDLAHLPDHVVRTYLSFPDRNNFVPVALDAQGLRIWILTPAALPLADHLAWRLQLPSRVELAQEDRFYRILEQALALWEQEQEEDAQRDPQQADDEEENQELIGWSHEDAPIVRLVNKTLKQAISQGASDIHLQGGRGDFEVRFRLDGELRTVRRLAKALQPTVVARIKVMADLDVAETRAPQDGRIQVRLAKRDVDIRVSVIPTLNGEKAVLRILDRSKNILSLPELGFEGEDLDAFRRIIKAPYGILLVTGPTGSGKTTTLYAALTEIIDETKNILTVEDPVEYHLEGVNQVQVNRAAGVTFSTIIRSFLRQDPDIILVGEIRDEETASTAIQASLTGHLVLSTLHTNDAPTAVTRLLEMNVEPFLLASSMVLAMAQRLVRVLCPACRETVPLPQATQLLLPDVGARLLTQQHGRGCGQCYHTGFAGRRGIFELLPIDEAVRSLIIARASIDAFHQHRRDRGLRTMWEHGLTLVEQGITTVEEVLRVTRM; translated from the coding sequence GTGGATGTGGATCTCGCGCATCTGCCCGACCATGTGGTGCGGACGTATCTTTCCTTCCCGGATCGCAACAACTTCGTGCCCGTGGCCCTGGATGCCCAGGGCCTGCGCATCTGGATCCTGACGCCCGCGGCCCTGCCCCTGGCCGATCATCTGGCCTGGCGGCTGCAACTGCCCTCCCGGGTGGAGCTGGCGCAGGAGGACCGCTTCTATCGCATCCTGGAACAGGCCCTGGCGCTTTGGGAGCAGGAGCAGGAAGAGGACGCCCAGCGCGACCCCCAACAGGCCGATGACGAAGAGGAAAATCAGGAGCTTATCGGCTGGTCCCATGAGGATGCGCCTATCGTCCGGCTGGTGAACAAGACCCTCAAGCAGGCCATTTCCCAGGGCGCAAGCGACATCCACCTGCAGGGCGGCCGCGGGGATTTTGAAGTCCGGTTCCGTCTGGATGGCGAGCTGCGCACCGTGCGCCGGCTGGCCAAGGCCCTGCAGCCCACGGTGGTTGCGCGCATCAAGGTCATGGCCGATCTGGACGTGGCCGAGACCCGCGCCCCCCAGGACGGCCGTATCCAGGTGCGTTTGGCCAAGCGGGATGTGGACATCCGCGTGTCCGTCATCCCCACCCTGAACGGCGAAAAGGCCGTGCTGCGCATCCTGGACCGCTCCAAGAATATCCTGTCGTTGCCTGAACTGGGCTTCGAGGGGGAGGATCTGGACGCCTTCCGCCGCATCATCAAGGCGCCCTACGGCATTCTGCTCGTCACCGGCCCCACGGGCAGCGGCAAAACCACCACCCTGTATGCTGCGCTCACGGAAATCATCGACGAGACAAAAAATATTCTCACCGTGGAAGATCCCGTGGAATACCACCTGGAAGGCGTGAATCAGGTACAGGTGAACCGGGCTGCAGGCGTGACGTTCTCCACCATCATCCGGTCCTTTCTGCGCCAGGATCCGGATATCATCCTGGTGGGAGAGATCCGGGACGAGGAGACGGCCAGCACGGCCATTCAGGCATCCCTGACGGGGCATCTGGTCCTTTCCACCCTGCACACCAACGACGCCCCCACGGCCGTGACCCGGCTGCTGGAAATGAACGTGGAACCCTTCCTGCTGGCCTCCTCCATGGTGCTGGCCATGGCGCAGCGGCTGGTGCGGGTGCTCTGCCCTGCCTGCCGCGAAACCGTGCCCCTGCCCCAGGCCACGCAACTGCTGCTGCCCGATGTGGGCGCGCGCCTGCTCACCCAGCAGCACGGCCGCGGCTGCGGGCAGTGCTACCACACCGGCTTTGCCGGCCGGCGGGGGATCTTCGAGCTGCTGCCCATTGACGAAGCCGTGCGCAGCCTCATCATTGCCCGCGCCTCCATCGACGCCTTCCACCAGCACCGCAGGGACCGCGGCCTGCGCACCATGTGGGAACACGGGCTGACCCTGGTGGAACAGGGCATCACCACCGTGGAAGAAGTGCTCCGCGTGACCCGGATGTGA
- a CDS encoding type II secretion system F family protein: MPTFRYKALDQQGRQRTGYVEGDSHGKAFQQLRGQGFTPMQLEPVQGGKGFALGALRDRLFKPRLRLAESLYYLAIMLQTGSALTEALDILGRMSGRRAGAVWLAVRGAVATGVSFSQALQLHAPQFPREYVRMVRVAEAAGNLGLVLERIATFEGRRGAMGGKLLTALIYPSIIMLVGLGAVYFLLVYVMPDITRIFATSGQALPFKTQLLLMAGDVLQGLGPAVFLLPLLAGLLLLSLYEKQPRLRLWVDKKLWRIGLLQKDSLARFTNMLGFQLEAGIALVQAMEGAAGTVRSAYFKSLIAQAQQEVMAGQPLDKVLTRQNAYPDMFLLSIAAGQKSGSLGLFVTRLSEMMEQEVDNALKRWLAMAEPAMILLTGVMVGFIVLAIMEPIFNLSTQVR, translated from the coding sequence ATGCCCACCTTTCGGTACAAGGCCCTGGACCAGCAGGGACGCCAGCGCACCGGCTACGTGGAGGGCGATTCCCACGGCAAGGCCTTTCAGCAGTTGCGCGGCCAGGGTTTCACGCCCATGCAGCTGGAACCGGTCCAGGGAGGCAAGGGCTTCGCCCTCGGCGCACTGCGGGACCGGCTGTTCAAGCCGCGGCTGCGTCTGGCGGAATCGCTGTACTATCTGGCCATCATGCTCCAGACGGGCAGCGCCCTGACAGAAGCCCTGGACATCCTGGGCCGCATGTCCGGCCGGCGGGCCGGGGCGGTGTGGCTGGCCGTGCGCGGGGCCGTGGCCACGGGGGTGAGCTTTTCCCAGGCCCTGCAACTGCACGCGCCGCAGTTTCCCCGCGAATACGTGCGCATGGTCCGCGTGGCCGAGGCCGCGGGCAACCTGGGGCTGGTGCTGGAACGCATCGCCACCTTCGAGGGCCGCCGCGGCGCCATGGGCGGCAAGCTGCTCACGGCGTTGATCTATCCCTCCATCATCATGCTGGTGGGCCTGGGCGCGGTGTATTTTCTGCTGGTCTACGTCATGCCGGACATCACCCGCATTTTCGCCACCTCCGGACAGGCCCTGCCCTTCAAGACGCAACTGCTGCTCATGGCCGGCGACGTGCTGCAGGGCCTGGGGCCCGCGGTGTTCCTGCTGCCCCTGCTGGCCGGGCTGCTGCTGCTTTCCCTGTACGAAAAACAGCCGCGCCTGCGTCTGTGGGTGGACAAAAAACTGTGGCGCATCGGCCTGTTGCAGAAGGATTCCCTGGCCCGCTTCACCAATATGCTGGGCTTCCAGCTGGAGGCGGGCATTGCCCTGGTGCAGGCCATGGAGGGCGCGGCCGGCACGGTGCGGTCCGCCTATTTCAAGTCCCTTATCGCCCAGGCGCAGCAGGAGGTCATGGCCGGCCAGCCCCTGGACAAGGTGCTGACCAGACAGAACGCCTATCCGGACATGTTCCTGCTCAGCATCGCGGCCGGGCAGAAAAGCGGATCCCTGGGCCTGTTCGTCACCAGACTTTCGGAGATGATGGAGCAGGAGGTGGATAACGCCCTGAAGCGCTGGCTGGCCATGGCCGAACCGGCCATGATCCTGCTGACGGGCGTGATGGTGGGCTTCATCGTCCTGGCCATCATGGAGCCCATCTTCAACCTGAGCACCCAGGTTCGCTGA
- a CDS encoding class I SAM-dependent methyltransferase: protein MHPFAPLHSLQDLTDFRRILLYPAASGAAYFLEFLRAQHGDICSRILCLGDRDPNKIGLLQSGLPVIAPEDIPASQPDAVIVCSPELFESLSDSFRATLGPQTPIFLADYFVEYLDWEARASALSRRPFDPVTREAFPFAHAPRFFHSMPLGNGVYPVSTKGMLTYRLLEQCRFPADLTGKTVLDLGAADGFYSLEAKARGAAAVTAVDWLYWKDSDGLQRFRWLQQGYGLEVETRLQDVNAIAAEDFEPVDVVLLLGLYYHLQDPFRVFRELRRLARERVIITGRTIRAALPDPFHGHGRQASVMVLSDNQAGKWTANTHCLLDLLRLAGYSRAEVVFDFCPDGSTIASTAIHAMV, encoded by the coding sequence ATGCACCCCTTTGCCCCGTTGCACTCGTTGCAGGACCTGACGGATTTTCGCCGCATCCTGCTGTACCCCGCCGCAAGCGGGGCGGCCTATTTTCTGGAGTTCCTGCGCGCGCAGCATGGCGACATCTGTTCCCGCATCCTGTGTCTGGGGGATCGGGATCCAAACAAAATCGGCCTGTTGCAAAGCGGTCTGCCGGTCATCGCCCCGGAGGACATCCCCGCCAGCCAGCCCGATGCCGTCATCGTCTGCTCGCCGGAGCTGTTCGAATCCCTGTCCGACTCCTTCCGCGCCACCCTCGGCCCGCAGACGCCCATCTTTCTTGCCGATTATTTTGTGGAATACCTGGACTGGGAGGCCCGGGCCTCGGCGCTTTCCCGCCGGCCCTTCGATCCCGTCACGCGGGAGGCCTTCCCCTTTGCCCACGCCCCCCGTTTCTTCCATTCCATGCCCCTGGGCAACGGCGTCTATCCCGTGTCCACCAAGGGCATGCTGACGTATCGCCTGCTGGAACAGTGCCGCTTTCCTGCCGATCTGACCGGCAAGACCGTGCTGGACCTCGGCGCGGCCGACGGCTTTTACAGCCTGGAGGCCAAGGCCCGGGGCGCTGCCGCGGTCACGGCCGTGGACTGGCTCTATTGGAAGGACAGCGACGGCCTGCAGCGCTTCCGCTGGCTGCAGCAGGGATACGGCCTGGAGGTGGAAACCCGTCTGCAGGACGTCAACGCCATCGCGGCGGAAGACTTCGAGCCCGTGGACGTGGTGCTGCTGCTGGGGCTCTATTATCATCTGCAGGATCCCTTCCGCGTCTTCCGGGAACTACGCCGGCTGGCCCGGGAACGGGTGATCATCACCGGCCGCACGATCCGTGCCGCGCTGCCAGATCCCTTCCACGGCCACGGCCGGCAGGCCTCGGTGATGGTGCTTTCCGACAACCAGGCCGGCAAGTGGACGGCCAACACGCATTGCCTGCTGGACCTGCTGCGGCTGGCCGGCTACAGCCGGGCCGAGGTGGTCTTTGATTTTTGCCCGGACGGCTCCACCATCGCCAGCACGGCCATTCACGCCATGGTGTAA
- a CDS encoding glycosyltransferase family 2 protein, which yields MNQPLVSVVVPAYNQAQYLRACLDSLWFQEYPDLELVVVNDGATDHTPEVLEQFQQDLDTLQTSFASCFNEANNTIERTVHPVYPRQGRTLRIVTHERNRGLAAALNTGWQAATGVYCTYVPCDDLAYPHMLAELVQALEAGPAEFAYADMHIVDDAMHILRRFSLPAYSPQACFGDWYLCGVCKLYRRSLHERFGGYDEALLAHDHALFQRFALGGAACVHVPKALMAVRDHPKSRQVDIHAPSNWNRLLEESKCLVREARQALDASKGA from the coding sequence ATGAATCAGCCCCTCGTGTCCGTCGTCGTCCCGGCCTACAATCAGGCCCAATACCTGCGCGCCTGCCTGGACTCCCTGTGGTTTCAGGAATACCCGGACCTGGAGCTGGTGGTGGTCAACGACGGCGCCACGGACCACACCCCCGAGGTGCTGGAGCAATTTCAGCAGGATCTCGACACCCTGCAGACCTCCTTTGCCAGTTGCTTCAACGAGGCCAACAACACCATCGAGCGGACGGTTCACCCGGTGTACCCCCGCCAGGGCCGTACCCTGCGCATCGTCACGCACGAGCGCAACAGGGGTCTGGCCGCGGCCCTGAACACCGGCTGGCAGGCGGCCACGGGCGTGTATTGCACCTATGTGCCCTGCGATGATCTGGCATACCCGCACATGCTGGCCGAGCTGGTGCAGGCCCTGGAGGCCGGCCCCGCGGAGTTTGCCTATGCAGACATGCACATCGTGGACGACGCCATGCACATCCTGCGGCGCTTCTCCCTGCCGGCATACAGCCCGCAGGCCTGCTTCGGCGACTGGTACCTGTGCGGCGTCTGCAAGCTGTACCGGCGCAGCCTGCACGAGCGCTTTGGCGGCTACGACGAAGCCTTGCTGGCCCACGATCACGCCCTGTTCCAGCGCTTTGCCCTGGGCGGGGCGGCCTGTGTCCACGTGCCCAAGGCCCTGATGGCCGTGCGGGATCATCCGAAATCCCGTCAGGTGGATATCCATGCGCCGTCCAACTGGAATCGGCTGCTGGAGGAATCAAAATGTCTGGTGCGCGAAGCCAGGCAGGCGCTTGACGCGTCGAAGGGGGCATGA
- a CDS encoding radical SAM protein: MMDIPGVLLHPPGTPSRGAVLDIGLKCPHSCAFCYYSYLDGSESQFAGLRTASLRSTEDCLEIIRLLAGHGLQHLDITGGEPTIHPGLPEMVAEAARLGLAVRCITLGQFLRRPRPEGTLLETLLAAGLTNLLFSLHAVDPVAFKETCGGSMESVLAVMDSLDERGFQYGCNTVIMERNRRDLPAIARMAAARGVHVVNGIAFNAYHAWRGQTRAEALQASYTAIRPHLEEAAAVLDAAHVVLNLRYVPLCAFPSLARHVVGVLGVPYDPVEWRNRCLNHDMPPAHCAEPLPIPASGVREIFAFSPLEETLPDGTRLCGMRGDRFKLFPVQCKECPCLPACDGVDPVYLARHGASEFAPLALETRGPLLAARLDYRPAFLLKTHPLADMRTAAAMCSG; encoded by the coding sequence ATGATGGATATTCCCGGCGTCCTGCTGCATCCTCCCGGCACACCCAGCCGCGGCGCGGTGCTGGATATTGGCCTCAAGTGCCCGCATTCCTGCGCATTTTGCTATTACAGCTACCTCGATGGCAGCGAATCCCAGTTTGCCGGCCTGCGTACGGCGTCCCTGCGCTCCACGGAAGACTGTCTGGAGATCATCCGCCTGCTGGCCGGGCACGGGCTGCAGCATCTGGACATCACCGGCGGCGAGCCCACCATTCACCCCGGCCTGCCGGAGATGGTGGCCGAGGCCGCCCGCCTGGGCCTGGCCGTGCGCTGCATCACCCTGGGGCAGTTTCTGCGCCGCCCGCGGCCGGAAGGGACGTTGCTGGAAACCCTGCTGGCGGCCGGCCTTACGAACCTGCTCTTCTCCCTGCATGCCGTGGATCCCGTCGCCTTCAAGGAAACCTGTGGCGGATCCATGGAATCCGTGCTGGCGGTCATGGATTCCCTGGACGAACGCGGCTTCCAGTACGGCTGCAACACGGTGATCATGGAGCGCAACCGGCGCGATCTGCCGGCCATCGCCCGCATGGCCGCGGCCCGGGGCGTGCACGTGGTCAACGGCATCGCCTTCAACGCCTATCACGCATGGCGGGGGCAGACCCGGGCCGAGGCCCTGCAGGCCTCCTACACCGCCATTCGCCCGCATCTGGAAGAGGCCGCGGCCGTGCTGGACGCCGCCCACGTGGTGCTGAACCTGCGCTATGTGCCCCTGTGCGCCTTCCCGTCCCTGGCGCGGCATGTGGTGGGCGTGCTGGGCGTGCCCTACGATCCCGTGGAATGGCGCAACCGCTGCCTGAATCACGACATGCCGCCGGCCCACTGCGCCGAGCCCCTGCCCATCCCCGCAAGCGGCGTCCGGGAGATCTTCGCCTTCTCGCCCCTGGAAGAGACCCTGCCCGACGGCACCCGCCTGTGCGGCATGCGCGGCGACCGCTTCAAGCTCTTTCCCGTCCAGTGCAAGGAATGCCCCTGCCTGCCTGCCTGCGATGGCGTGGACCCGGTGTACCTCGCCCGGCATGGGGCGTCGGAATTCGCGCCCCTGGCCCTGGAAACCCGCGGCCCGCTGCTGGCCGCCCGGCTGGACTACCGGCCGGCGTTCCTGCTCAAGACGCATCCCCTGGCAGACATGCGCACGGCCGCGGCCATGTGTTCGGGATGA
- a CDS encoding recombinase family protein translates to MHIGYARVSTQDQHLALQRDALTAAGCERIYEDVVSGSREQRPGLERAMEMLRRGDTFVVWKLDRLGRSVKQLVDLVAGLEARGVQFRSLTDGIDTGGPAGRFFFHVMASLAQMERELIVERTRAGLEAARRQGRRGGRKRKMTDSKLDAAARLLATGMPPRDVARDLGISVPTLYRWLPAGSRPAPGQTPPAPPDR, encoded by the coding sequence ATGCACATCGGCTATGCCCGCGTTTCCACCCAGGATCAGCACCTTGCCTTGCAGCGCGACGCCCTGACGGCGGCCGGCTGCGAACGCATCTATGAAGATGTGGTCAGCGGCAGCCGGGAGCAGCGACCCGGCCTGGAACGGGCCATGGAGATGCTGCGCCGGGGCGATACGTTCGTGGTCTGGAAGCTGGACCGCCTGGGCCGCAGCGTGAAGCAGCTCGTGGATCTCGTGGCCGGTCTGGAAGCGCGCGGCGTGCAGTTCAGGAGCCTGACGGACGGCATCGACACCGGCGGCCCGGCTGGGCGCTTCTTTTTCCACGTCATGGCCAGCCTGGCCCAGATGGAACGCGAACTCATTGTGGAGCGCACCCGCGCCGGCCTGGAAGCCGCCCGCAGGCAGGGACGCCGGGGCGGGCGAAAGCGCAAGATGACGGACAGCAAGCTGGACGCCGCGGCCCGGCTGCTGGCCACCGGCATGCCCCCGCGGGATGTGGCGCGGGACCTGGGCATTTCCGTGCCCACCCTGTACCGCTGGTTGCCGGCCGGCTCCCGGCCCGCTCCTGGCCAGACCCCACCCGCACCCCCTGACCGCTGA
- the kdsB gene encoding 3-deoxy-manno-octulosonate cytidylyltransferase, which yields MRALCVIPARYGSTRLPAKPLADILGKPMIQHVYERAARATRLHGVVVATDDQRIMDVVAAFGGQAIMTSPDHASGTERIAEVAGRMEADIYVNVQGDEPLVRPADVDLLVELMESRPDRLVGSLCHPMDDMADLDNPNAVKLVLTHSNDAMYFSRAGIPYLRSPGAPHFKHMGLYAYRREFLSRYQTLPASPLAQSEQLEQLRFLQAGIPIVMDFTDPMPGPAVDTAEDLDRVREVMAREGTTIHKKS from the coding sequence ATGCGCGCATTGTGTGTCATTCCCGCCCGGTACGGGTCCACCCGCCTGCCCGCCAAGCCCCTGGCAGACATCCTGGGCAAGCCCATGATCCAGCACGTCTACGAGCGCGCCGCCCGGGCCACCCGCCTGCACGGCGTGGTGGTGGCCACGGACGATCAACGCATCATGGACGTGGTGGCGGCCTTCGGCGGGCAGGCAATCATGACCAGCCCGGACCATGCCTCGGGCACGGAGCGCATTGCCGAGGTGGCCGGCCGGATGGAGGCGGATATCTACGTCAATGTCCAGGGCGATGAACCCCTGGTGCGTCCTGCGGATGTGGATTTGTTGGTGGAACTGATGGAGTCCCGGCCGGATCGCCTCGTGGGCAGCCTGTGCCATCCCATGGACGACATGGCCGACCTGGACAACCCCAACGCCGTCAAGCTGGTGCTGACCCACAGCAACGACGCCATGTACTTCAGCCGGGCCGGCATTCCATACCTGCGGTCTCCCGGCGCGCCGCACTTCAAGCACATGGGCCTGTACGCCTACCGCCGCGAATTCCTGAGCCGCTACCAGACCCTGCCGGCCTCGCCCCTGGCGCAGTCCGAGCAACTGGAGCAGTTGCGGTTCCTGCAGGCCGGCATCCCCATTGTCATGGACTTCACCGACCCCATGCCCGGCCCGGCCGTGGATACCGCCGAGGACCTGGACCGTGTGCGCGAGGTGATGGCCCGGGAAGGGACGACCATTCATAAAAAATCATAG
- the kdsA gene encoding 3-deoxy-8-phosphooctulonate synthase has product MPSPRPSRLVRLDPPFGITLGNELPLVVIAGPCAMEGMDFGLRTASALQEIFAAAGIAFIYKSSFDKANRTSGSAFRGVGMDEGLEILARIKSTLGLPVLTDVHTPEQAAPVAQVADMLQTPAFLCRQTDFIQAVAATGKPVNLKKGQFLAPWDMAQVLEKARATGNERLTLCERGTMFGYGNLVADMRSLAIMAGTGFPVIFDATHSVQLPGGQGTSSGGQREFVPPLARAAVATGVAALFLETHPDPAAAPCDGPNMLPFHELPALLRQLKAIDTVTKG; this is encoded by the coding sequence ATGCCTTCCCCCCGTCCATCCCGTCTCGTCCGGCTGGATCCGCCCTTCGGCATCACCCTTGGCAACGAACTGCCCCTGGTGGTTATCGCCGGGCCGTGCGCCATGGAAGGCATGGACTTCGGTTTGCGCACCGCCTCGGCGTTGCAGGAAATTTTCGCAGCCGCCGGCATCGCGTTCATCTACAAATCCTCCTTCGACAAGGCCAACCGGACTTCTGGCAGCGCCTTTCGCGGCGTGGGCATGGATGAGGGGCTGGAGATCCTGGCCCGCATCAAGTCCACCCTGGGCCTGCCCGTGCTCACCGACGTGCACACCCCCGAGCAGGCCGCGCCCGTGGCCCAGGTGGCGGACATGCTCCAGACCCCGGCCTTTCTCTGCCGGCAGACGGACTTCATCCAGGCCGTGGCCGCCACGGGCAAGCCGGTCAACCTTAAGAAGGGGCAGTTCCTGGCCCCCTGGGACATGGCCCAGGTGCTGGAAAAGGCCCGGGCCACGGGCAACGAGCGCCTGACCCTGTGCGAGCGCGGGACCATGTTCGGCTATGGCAATCTGGTGGCGGACATGCGTTCCCTGGCCATCATGGCCGGGACGGGCTTTCCCGTGATCTTCGACGCCACCCACAGCGTGCAGTTGCCCGGCGGGCAGGGCACCAGCAGCGGCGGACAGCGCGAATTCGTGCCTCCCCTGGCCCGGGCCGCCGTGGCCACGGGCGTGGCCGCCCTGTTTCTGGAGACGCACCCGGACCCGGCCGCCGCCCCCTGCGACGGTCCCAACATGCTGCCCTTCCACGAACTCCCGGCCCTGCTGCGTCAGCTCAAGGCCATCGACACCGTGACCAAAGGATAA